The following nucleotide sequence is from Apium graveolens cultivar Ventura chromosome 4, ASM990537v1, whole genome shotgun sequence.
ttcggGTAGGAGTTTTGACTCGATTAACTTAAACAAGTCGGCTCGCTCAACTTGATTAACTTCACCTCGAATAATGATCGGCTCGAAACTCAACTCGATCAGCCCGAATTACAACCCTATACATAGCAAAGGGCCCCAAATTTTAGTTTCGCCTAGGGCCCCATGAATCTCAGGGCCGGCCATGTGTACTTCCCATCAtcattgttgttattgttgttggagCACTTCTCTCCACAATTTCTTCTCGGAGCACTTCTTATCAATTTCATGTTGATGCAGTTATCACCAACTTACACGTTAGAGCACTTCTCTCCAATATCAAAACCATTGTTCGTCAAAATCTTGTCTCTTATTGACACTTTCTTCCATCTATTTTCTATAATACTTTTGCACGTGTCGAATCTCATTAGCTATGTAATTGATTTTACATTTGATTCATATATATATGAGTTTATTCTTAATTAGATGTATGATTGTGTTTACTTGTATCCACATGATCTACCTATAGGATGTATACTCTTGACTCATATGGTTCTTGTAATAAGTCTGGTCTCCCACGTTTTAATGAGATTAAGGTATGCGTTTTTTTGAGGGTGCTACAATGGAAGCTAAAAAAATGTTGACTTGATCATGAGTCTCCGCCAACCTTTTATGCAATTTAGACATTGATGCAGAGTAAAAAAAGTTTACTAGGTTTCTTGACGCTTTGGTGAAACTTTTAGTACATAAGTAAATAGTGACAATGAATCAGATGCATAGCCGGCTTAAATGTATAATATCTTCTGAAAATGTGCCCAACCGTTACAATTTATTTATGTAAGATATTGAATGAAAGAGGTTATAAAATTAGTACAAGATTTACGATAAAACACAAAATCAGCTCGCAAATCATCAAAATATCTTTGATTTTGTAAGATAAGGTATTGGGTTATGAAAGGAAAGTTCCAAAGACTAAAGCCCCCACCGCAGGAATCAAAATGGACAAAGTATGGATATTGCAACTCAATATCATTAGTAATAAATTTTAAATAGCAAAGAATATAGATAGATTATCAACTCTATAAACATACTGTTGTTATTTCTGGATCTTGATCATAGTTGCCTGCTTACTTTCTATACCCCCTGCACCCCGTATCCGCATATTTTTTTATTTACCAAATCCATGTATCCCCGCACTACGCACCCGCAACCTGCTTCTTAGTTTTCCACAAAATCAATAAAAATAAACAATACAAAACTGGCAGGTATTCAAAGTAGAAAATTATATATGTCAATGCACTTCATAAATCGACCATAATCTTCGATAGTTTATATTTGTatcttttaaataaattaattactCACTCCTAAACAGATGCATTAGAATCTACACgtatttcttttatattttatACTATCTGTTATATTGTTTATTAATGACGGGATGATACTTCCTGGCTTGttaatatattttgttttatcaTACATCAATATTAGTTCTGTGCAAGTATGTAACTGAGTTGCCATATTATAAATCTTAAGCACGTAAAATAATAAAAAGACTTTACGACCATAATAAATATACTAAGATGGAGAAAAACAGTAAGTGCAATACCCTAAATCTACGAAATCAATATTTTCTTATATTGTCGGCATTACCAGAATTCCAGCTAGCTTTTTGCTAAGTTGCAGCATCTTTATTTGCATGTCTTCCGCGTGTCCTTGCCAACGAAGACTTCAATTTGAGTCGTTCATCCTCTTTTGGAATGCTTCGAATTAATTGCCAGCTATCTTCATCTTTACCTTAAAGCTTTTCTATGTTAAGCATATACTACGTAACTGCAAAAACACATCATCTATATGATGAAATTCATAGTTATCCGTTGCCCTCATCTATAAAAAGCCTcaccttttctttcttttttgtAAGCTCTGCCTCTGCACACAACAATTTCTTTGTTAACTTCACAGTTCACACTTCAGTTTTTTTCCATAACACAATCCCGTAACAATGAGAAATTCAATCTTTCAAGAGCCTGAGGTAGCAGTAAGCCTCGGTGATGCTTGGAAGCAACTGCGAGTGTCACTAATTGTGCCAGTTTTGCGTTTTGCACTTTTTGCATGTGTGCTGATGTCTATCATGCTTTTCATTGAACGCCTTTACATGACAGCCGTAATATTGTATGTAAAAGTGTTGGGGAAAAAAAGATATACACAGTACCAGCTGGATGCTGTGAGAGAAAAAATGAAGCGGGATGGAGAGTATCCGAAAGTATTGATCCAGATACCTATGTATAATGAAAGTGAGGTAAATTTTTAACTTTACATGTGGGCTTTCTGTAACCATCACGTATATGCATTTATCTTTATAGCATTTCATATATAGAAATTTTTTGTAAGCAATTAATTTTGAGCAAATTGTCAATATATGATGTAAAATCTAAATAGATACTTCATTTCATGCCGCAGTCTGGATAGAAAACCACCATTCAGATGATTGGTTTGATCCAAATCGTAAGAGTACTTTTGAAGTAGGAAACAGTCAACAAATTTTACATAGAAACAGTAACATTCACTTCAATTACAGCTATGCATAAGTACTTGATCAGTTTAAGTATATTGGCAAAGCGATTTTCAACTTGATACATGTCACTGTGCATTTACGTATACTAGCTCTAATTTAGGTAAAAAGCTCTACAAAGGAAGATTATGGTAAGTCCCTGGATCCCAGGGGTTTAAAACATTCTAATAATACCATCAGGATGAGCGACAATCATAAATCTCATTGAGCCTTAATAAAATATATCTCATCTTTAAATAATTTGTGTCCAGGTCTACAAGCTTTCAATCGGAGCTGCTTGTGCACTCTCATGGCCAAAGGAAAAGTTAATTGTTCAAGTTCTTGATGATTCAACCAATAAAACAATAATGGTACTTAATTTAGCTCAATAAAACTAAATCTAGAAATAAACTAATTAGAATTAAGTTTGATTAACTGTAATGTACCCATGCAGACAAATGTAAAGGCAGAGTGCAGGAAACGGCAAAATCAAGAGGTAAATGTTAAGTACGAAAATAGGGCCAACCGAAATGGTTATAAAGCAGGAGCTCTGCGGGAAGGGTTACAGAAGCAGTATGTCAACGATTGTGAATATGTGGTGATATTTGATGCAGATTTTCAGCCTGAGAAGGATTTTCTTGAAAAAATAATTCCTTATCTTATTGACAACAAGGAGCTCGGTATGGTTCAGGCTAGATGGAAATTTGGTAAGACCTATGAAACTTTATTATGCTCATAATTAACTCCTAATTACATCACTAGTTGATTTCAGGTGTTATAGGGAGTAGTAATGTACAATAATATTGATACTAGGAAATCGCTCGATGGTTAAATACATTTTCCTAAGCTTATTGCATATAAATCTATTATGTGTCTGGAATGAGCAAGGCTATCCTCTTGTTATTTCTCAAGTTCATAACCTGAATTCCTTTTTCCTTAGTTAACGCTGATGAATGTCTTATGACTCGGCTACAAGAGATGTCACTTAACTATCACTTCTCTGTTGAGCAAGAAGTAGGCTCCTCAACATGCCAATTTTTTGGATTTAATGGTAACCAAAACTCTCAGTATATATCAATATAAGCATCTTAGCAAGAAAGCGGTCCAGAAAACTACATTGAAAATATATTAATTGTTATGTTCTTAGGTACTGCCGGTGTGTGGCGGATTCAAGCAATTAATGATGCAGGTGGATGGAAAGAGCGAACCACAGTGGAGGACATGGATCTTGCAGTCAGGGCTAGTCTACAGGGTTGGAAGTTTGTTTTTGTAGGAGATGTGTCGGTAATTTCTATCTCGAGCTTGAAATTACTTATTAATCACGAATTACCATAAGTTAAAAAGTAAGAATCCCACTATTCTGTTATAGGTTAAAAATGAACTACCCAGCACTTTCAAGGCCTACCGATTTCAGCAGCACCGCTGGTCTTGCGGTCCAGCTAACCTTTTCAAGAAAATGACAAAGGAAATCATGCTTTGCAGAGTAAGACAACTCCAGAGTTTATTCACTCCAAATTCAATTACTGCAGTAACAAAAGACATAAATCTGAAAAGCATTATAATTTACCTTTCAAAGAAATATATACACTGACCTTTTTCAATTATGCAGCGTGTgtctatctggaagaagattcACCTCATTTATGGATTCTTCTTTGTGAGGAAGATAATTGCACATTGGGTGACCTTCTTCTTTTACTGTGTGGTTATTCCAGTATGTGTTTTGGTTCCAGAAGTCCATCTTTCAAAGCCACTGGCTATATACATACCTGCTATAATCACCCTTCTGAACACTGGTGGAACTCCAAGGTAATACGAGTCCAATTAAAGTTACAGTAGTTTCTATTTAGAGATAGAGATCGTATTTTTCAGAAGAGATTCTCATCTACCTTCAATGATAACTCATAAGCAGATCCTTGCATCTTCTTGTCTTCTGGATTCTCTTTGAGAATGTCATGTCCCTGCTTCGCACTAAGGCGG
It contains:
- the LOC141720738 gene encoding glucomannan 4-beta-mannosyltransferase 1-like isoform X3 translates to MTNVKAECRKRQNQEVNVKYENRANRNGYKAGALREGLQKQYVNDCEYVVIFDADFQPEKDFLEKIIPYLIDNKELGMVQARWKFVNADECLMTRLQEMSLNYHFSVEQEVGSSTCQFFGFNGTAGVWRIQAINDAGGWKERTTVEDMDLAVRASLQGWKFVFVGDVSVKNELPSTFKAYRFQQHRWSCGPANLFKKMTKEIMLCRRVSIWKKIHLIYGFFFVRKIIAHWVTFFFYCVVIPVCVLVPEVHLSKPLAIYIPAIITLLNTGGTPRSLHLLVFWILFENVMSLLRTKAAIIGLLEASRVNEWVVTEKLGNKKKNQAPKPFFRYRFRCGERIHKLELMMGIFMLYCAVYNMFYCSDHMFVYLFLQSGAFFTIAFGFVGTFVPNM
- the LOC141720738 gene encoding glucomannan 4-beta-mannosyltransferase 1-like isoform X2; translation: MKRDGEYPKVLIQIPMYNESEVYKLSIGAACALSWPKEKLIVQVLDDSTNKTIMTNVKAECRKRQNQEVNVKYENRANRNGYKAGALREGLQKQYVNDCEYVVIFDADFQPEKDFLEKIIPYLIDNKELGMVQARWKFVNADECLMTRLQEMSLNYHFSVEQEVGSSTCQFFGFNGTAGVWRIQAINDAGGWKERTTVEDMDLAVRASLQGWKFVFVGDVSVKNELPSTFKAYRFQQHRWSCGPANLFKKMTKEIMLCRRVSIWKKIHLIYGFFFVRKIIAHWVTFFFYCVVIPVCVLVPEVHLSKPLAIYIPAIITLLNTGGTPRSLHLLVFWILFENVMSLLRTKAAIIGLLEASRVNEWVVTEKLGNKKKNQAPKPFFRYRFRCGERIHKLELMMGIFMLYCAVYNMFYCSDHMFVYLFLQSGAFFTIAFGFVGTFVPNM
- the LOC141720738 gene encoding glucomannan 4-beta-mannosyltransferase 1-like isoform X1, giving the protein MRNSIFQEPEVAVSLGDAWKQLRVSLIVPVLRFALFACVLMSIMLFIERLYMTAVILYVKVLGKKRYTQYQLDAVREKMKRDGEYPKVLIQIPMYNESEVYKLSIGAACALSWPKEKLIVQVLDDSTNKTIMTNVKAECRKRQNQEVNVKYENRANRNGYKAGALREGLQKQYVNDCEYVVIFDADFQPEKDFLEKIIPYLIDNKELGMVQARWKFVNADECLMTRLQEMSLNYHFSVEQEVGSSTCQFFGFNGTAGVWRIQAINDAGGWKERTTVEDMDLAVRASLQGWKFVFVGDVSVKNELPSTFKAYRFQQHRWSCGPANLFKKMTKEIMLCRRVSIWKKIHLIYGFFFVRKIIAHWVTFFFYCVVIPVCVLVPEVHLSKPLAIYIPAIITLLNTGGTPRSLHLLVFWILFENVMSLLRTKAAIIGLLEASRVNEWVVTEKLGNKKKNQAPKPFFRYRFRCGERIHKLELMMGIFMLYCAVYNMFYCSDHMFVYLFLQSGAFFTIAFGFVGTFVPNM